In Necator americanus strain Aroian chromosome IV, whole genome shotgun sequence, the following proteins share a genomic window:
- a CDS encoding hypothetical protein (NECATOR_CHRIV.G16154.T2) yields MNPYSYREWPACSNSTSYNAGRLRIKQLRPPHIFFWYSMRTKNIDSFEQLTTRIGRLRMRRCGPIPALTIFVVYAPTSSYEEEEIEAFYMDLEKFYQEDHAFYKVIVGDFNAKVGPRRTPEELHIGTHGLQWNDQGERLSEFIMTTKTIHRNSQFQKPSSLRWTWESPGGGYRNEIDHIIVNKRFCLTDVGVVPKFYTGSDHRLLRGRFSFTRRAEKAAKFRERNPRTTINWDLFATLAGFWEDSAMDNIDEEYDRLVEHLHDCAKKAESFKTTKRRLSLETLELIRQRGAARAAGNQELTSELARLCREAIKEDLKERRAEVLAEAAEAGKSIRYARRDFASRKTRMTALRNPKGTAIASRRGMEKIIYDFYSDLFDSHVHLPPHHLREDGQVISEVLPSEIRHAIMSVRNRTAPGPDRIRPEHLKSLPPVLINTLARLFTRYLSECKVPKQWKTSKTVLLYKKGDPHDIGNYRPICLLSVIYKLFTRVILNRIEKVLDEGQPCEQAGFRKGFSTIDHIHTVSKLIEVSREYKMPLCLTFIDLKKAFDSVETEAVVEALDNQGVPTQYIKVLRELYSNFTTGISPFYKNIVIDVKRGVRQGDTISPKIFTATLENAMRKLEWDDMGVKVDGRQLHHLRFADDIVLVTPSISQAERMLTEFDETCGCIGLQLNLQKTMFMRNGGYVYLGRELNMMNDLTPELGRRRRAAWGAYKSIEDVVKKTRNTRLRAHLFNTTVLPALTYASETWAFRKQEENAVSVIERAIERVMLGVSRFTQVRDGIRSSLLRQRSKIRDAAAFAKESKIRWAGHVMRFNDNRWTRAVSDWVPRDIKRTTGRPPTRWSDFFTKSLKEKYDALRVPRERRNHWATLARDRDKWKNYWRPLDQFEDQRESR; encoded by the exons atgaacccctactcgtacagggaatggcctgcttgttccaacagcacatcgtacaacgctggtaggcttcgcataaagcagcttcgtccaccgcacatattcttctggtactctatgcgaacaaagaacatcgactcttttgaacaacttacgacccgaatcggacgtctgcggatgagaagatgtggcccaataccagctttgactatcttcgtcgtttacgctccaacatcaagctacgaagaagaagaaatcgaagctttctatatggacctggagaagttctaccaagaagatcatgccttctacaaggtcatagttggcgatttcaacgctaaggttggcccaagaagaacgccggaggaacttcacatcgggacccacggcctacaatggaatgaccagggagagaggctctccgagttcatcatgacgactaagaccatccataggaactcgcaatttcagaagccctcttctttacgctggacgtgggagtcacccggtggagggtaccgtaatgaaatagaccacatcatcgtcaataaaaggttctgcctgacggacgtcggtgttgtaccaaagttctatacgggatcggaccatcgcctcctccgaggaagattttccttcacaaggagagcagagaaagccgccaagttcagagagagaaatcccaggactaccatcaactgggatctcttcgctacgctagccggcttttgggaagattcagcaatggacaacattgacgaggaatatgaccgtcttgtcgaacaccttcacgactgcgcgaagaaggctgagagttttaaaaccaccaagaggcgtctgtctcttgaaactcttgagctgatacgccagcgtggagcagcacgagccgcagggaaccaagaactcacgtccgagctcgcaaggctttgccgagaggcgataaaggaagaccttaaagagagaagagcagaagtgctggctgaagctgcagaggcggggaaaagcatccgctatgcccgtcgagacttcgccagtcgcaagacgaggatgactgctctccggaacccaaagggaacagccattgcatcgagaagggggatggagaaaatcatctacgacttctactctgatctcttcgacagccatgtccacttgcctcctcaccatctgagggaagatggacaagtcatttcagaggttctcccgtccgaaatacgacatgctatcatgtcggtaagaaatcgtacggcacccggtcccgacagaataagaccagaacacctgaagagccttccgccagtactcatcaacactctggcgaggctctttacacgttatctgtcggaatgcaaggttcctaaacagtggaagaccagcaagaccgtgttgttgtataaaaagggagatccacatgacatcggcaactatcgcccaatctgcctactgtccgtcatctacaagctctttacaagagtaatccttaataggattgaaaaagtcttggatgaaggacagccatgcgagcaagcagggtttcgaaaaggattcagcacgattgaccacattcacactgtttcgaaactcatcgaggtatcacgagagtacaagatgccgctctgtctcaccttcatcgacttaaagaaggctttcgactcggttgagacggaagcggtcgtggaagccttggacaaccaaggcgtccctactcaatatataaaggtacttcgagagttgtacagtaacttcacgaccggaatttcgccattctacaagaacatcgtcattgacgtgaagaggggggtccgacagggtgatacaatttcacccaaaatattcacagccaccctcgagaacgcaatgcgaaagttggaatgggacgacatgggagtgaaggttgatggtcggcagctacaccatttgcgctttgctgatgacatcgtactggtaacacctagcatcagccaagcggaacgaatgctgaccgaattcgacgaaacatgtggatgcatcggtcttcagctgaatctacaaaagacgatgttcatgcggaacggagg ctacgtttatctgggtcgggaactgaacatgatgaacgacctgacccccgagctgggcaggaggagacgagcggcttggggagcgtacaagagcatcgaggatgtagtgaagaagaccaggaacacccggctccgtgctcacctcttcaacaccaccgtacttcctgctttgacctatgcttcggaaacctgggcatttcgcaagcaggaagaaaacgcggtgagcgtcattgaacgcgcaattgagagagtgatgctaggagtatcccgtttcacgcaagtgagggacgggattcgaagttctctcctacgtcagcgatcgaagattagagacgctgccgcgtttgccaaggaaagtaaaataaggtgggccggacacgtgatgcgctttaatgacaaccgttggaccagagccgtgagcgactgggttccccgcgatattaagcgcactacaggaagaccgccgacccgatggtcagatttcttcacgaagtccttgaaagaaaaatatgatgctcttcgtgtcccacgcgaaaggaggaaccactgggctactctggcacgcgatcgggacaaatggaagaattactggcgcccgctcgaccagttcgaagatcaacgggagtcaaggtga
- a CDS encoding hypothetical protein (NECATOR_CHRIV.G16153.T1), which translates to MLCTGDSLERLQGYKLIYHGTSNRNGVGIILNESFRNSVTAVDRLSDRLMAIKVDTGEVELRVVSAYAPQMGCSEEEKACFWEDLEQYVQSLESEEVLLIGGDFNGHVGSRKDGFESCHGGYGYGARNDDGLRILEYAVASDLIIANTQYRKRKSHLITYTSGGRETQIDFWMLRRRDRRLLQDSKVIPTDHVAAQHHLLVMDLKISRPRKRHPRTETQRIKWWNLKDRKEVFFASMAPSTLPHPTRSVEEMWLSTSSVIRLTAENTLGKTTLGKPKVQKDTWFWNEEVQAAIREKKSKYKLWWRTRQPEDRGAYLAAKREVKKAVSKAKSDRYKAVYDMLDTREGERAVYRLVRARHRSTLDMEHTKIVKGADGAVLRRSGQILERWREYYSHLCNEEFCHPPIPTVSSVEGPVLPITAVEVSAALAKMKSNKATGPDDIPVDFWKLLGDRGSMWLATLFNKIVAEGRTPDVWQTSMTVPVWKGKGDIADCTSYRPIRLLCHTMKVFERVLEARLRKIVSVSLNQCGFVKDCSTIDAIHAVRILLEKHREKNRSVHLAFLDLEKAFDRVPHELLWMSMRSHRVTLIFF; encoded by the coding sequence atgttgtgtacaggagactcgctggaaaggctccaaggctacaagctgatctaccacggcacatcaaatcgcaacggcgttggtatcatattgaacgagtcgtttagaaatagcgtcacagcggtggatcgactatcggatcgcttgatggctataaaagtagatacaggagaagtggaattgcgagtcgtctctgcttatgcgccacagatgggctgtagtgaagaagagaaggcgtgcttttgggaagatctggagcagtacgtccaatccctggaaagcgaagaagtacttttaatcggaggagacttcaacggacatgtcggttcccggaaagacggattcgagagttgtcatggtggatacggctatggagctcgtaacgacgacgggttgcgaatcctggagtatgctgttgcaagtgacttgatcattgctaacacgcagtatcggaaaagaaaatcgcatttgatcacgtacaccagcggcggtcgtgaaacacaaatagatttctggatgttacgccgacgagatcgccgacttctgcaggattcaaaagtcatccctacagaccatgtcgctgcccaacaccatctgctcgttatggacttgaaaatctcccgtccaaggaagagacatccaaggactgaaacacagcgcatcaaatggtggaatctgaaggatcgaaaggaggtattttttgCGTCcatggctccatctacacttccccaccctactcgtagtgtggaggaaatgtggttgtctacttccagcgttatacgcttgaccgcggaaaacactctgggaaagacgactctaggtaagccaaaggtacaaaaggatacgtggttttggaacgaggaagttcaggcggcaattcgtgagaagaagtccaagtataagctctggtggaggacgcgtcagcctgaggatcggggtgcttacctagcggcgaagagggaggttaagaaggcagtctccaaggcgaagtcggaccgctacaaggctgtgtacgacatgcttgataccagagaaggcgagcgggcagtgtatcgtttagtcagagcacgtcatcgctcaacgttggatatggaacacaccaagatcgttaagggagctgatggagccgttctgcgccgctctggtcagatcctggagaggtggcgagagtactacagtcacttgtgtaacgaagagttctgtcatcctcccatcccaactgtttccagcgtcgagggtcctgttctaccaattactgccgtcgaagtcagtgctgccctcgcaaaaatgaagtcgaacaaggcaaccggtcctgatgacatacctgttgatttctggaagctgctaggagatcgagggtccatgtggctcgcaactctatttaacaagatcgttgcagaaggacggactccagacgtttggcaaacttccatgaccgtgcctgtctggaaagggaaaggagacattgctgactgcacctcgtacaggcctatacgactgctctgccatacgatgaaggtttttgagcgtgtgctggaagctcgtctgaggaaaattgttagcgtttcactcaaccagtgcggttttgtgaaggactgcagcactatagatgctatccatgctgtccgaatccttctggagaaacatcgagagaagaaccgcagtgtgcatcttgcttttctcgatctcgagaaagctttcgaccgtgtcccacatgagctgttatggatgtccatgaggtcgcatagagtcaccttgatttttttttaa
- a CDS encoding hypothetical protein (NECATOR_CHRIV.G16154.T1), which yields MNPYSYREWPACSNSTSYNAGRLRIKQLRPPHIFFWYSMRTKNIDSFEQLTTRIGRLRMRRCGPIPALTIFVVYAPTSSYEEEEIEAFYMDLEKFYQEDHAFYKVIVGDFNAKVGPRRTPEELHIGTHGLQWNDQGERLSEFIMTTKTIHRNSQFQKPSSLRWTWESPGGGYRNEIDHIIVNKRFCLTDVGVVPKFYTGSDHRLLRGRFSFTRRAEKAAKFRERNPRTTINWDLFATLAGFWEDSAMDNIDEEYDRLVEHLHDCAKKAESFKTTKRRLSLETLELIRQRGAARAAGNQELTSELARLCREAIKEDLKERRAEVLAEAAEAGKSIRYARRDFASRKTRMTALRNPKGTAIASRRGMEKIIYDFYSDLFDSHVHLPPHHLREDGQVISEVLPSEIRHAIMSVRNRTAPGPDRIRPEHLKSLPPVLINTLARLFTRYLSECKVPKQWKTSKTVLLYKKGDPHDIGNYRPICLLSVIYKLFTRVILNRIEKVLDEGQPCEQAGFRKGFSTIDHIHTVSKLIEVSREYKMPLCLTFIDLKKAFDSVETEAVVEALDNQGVPTQYIKVLRELYSNFTTGISPFYKNIVIDVKRGVRQGDTISPKIFTATLENAMRKLEWDDMGVKVDGRQLHHLRFADDIVLVTPSISQAERMLTEFDETCGCIGLQLNLQKTMFMRNGGSRMPHSRSTERTYPNAPATFIWVGN from the coding sequence atgaacccctactcgtacagggaatggcctgcttgttccaacagcacatcgtacaacgctggtaggcttcgcataaagcagcttcgtccaccgcacatattcttctggtactctatgcgaacaaagaacatcgactcttttgaacaacttacgacccgaatcggacgtctgcggatgagaagatgtggcccaataccagctttgactatcttcgtcgtttacgctccaacatcaagctacgaagaagaagaaatcgaagctttctatatggacctggagaagttctaccaagaagatcatgccttctacaaggtcatagttggcgatttcaacgctaaggttggcccaagaagaacgccggaggaacttcacatcgggacccacggcctacaatggaatgaccagggagagaggctctccgagttcatcatgacgactaagaccatccataggaactcgcaatttcagaagccctcttctttacgctggacgtgggagtcacccggtggagggtaccgtaatgaaatagaccacatcatcgtcaataaaaggttctgcctgacggacgtcggtgttgtaccaaagttctatacgggatcggaccatcgcctcctccgaggaagattttccttcacaaggagagcagagaaagccgccaagttcagagagagaaatcccaggactaccatcaactgggatctcttcgctacgctagccggcttttgggaagattcagcaatggacaacattgacgaggaatatgaccgtcttgtcgaacaccttcacgactgcgcgaagaaggctgagagttttaaaaccaccaagaggcgtctgtctcttgaaactcttgagctgatacgccagcgtggagcagcacgagccgcagggaaccaagaactcacgtccgagctcgcaaggctttgccgagaggcgataaaggaagaccttaaagagagaagagcagaagtgctggctgaagctgcagaggcggggaaaagcatccgctatgcccgtcgagacttcgccagtcgcaagacgaggatgactgctctccggaacccaaagggaacagccattgcatcgagaagggggatggagaaaatcatctacgacttctactctgatctcttcgacagccatgtccacttgcctcctcaccatctgagggaagatggacaagtcatttcagaggttctcccgtccgaaatacgacatgctatcatgtcggtaagaaatcgtacggcacccggtcccgacagaataagaccagaacacctgaagagccttccgccagtactcatcaacactctggcgaggctctttacacgttatctgtcggaatgcaaggttcctaaacagtggaagaccagcaagaccgtgttgttgtataaaaagggagatccacatgacatcggcaactatcgcccaatctgcctactgtccgtcatctacaagctctttacaagagtaatccttaataggattgaaaaagtcttggatgaaggacagccatgcgagcaagcagggtttcgaaaaggattcagcacgattgaccacattcacactgtttcgaaactcatcgaggtatcacgagagtacaagatgccgctctgtctcaccttcatcgacttaaagaaggctttcgactcggttgagacggaagcggtcgtggaagccttggacaaccaaggcgtccctactcaatatataaaggtacttcgagagttgtacagtaacttcacgaccggaatttcgccattctacaagaacatcgtcattgacgtgaagaggggggtccgacagggtgatacaatttcacccaaaatattcacagccaccctcgagaacgcaatgcgaaagttggaatgggacgacatgggagtgaaggttgatggtcggcagctacaccatttgcgctttgctgatgacatcgtactggtaacacctagcatcagccaagcggaacgaatgctgaccgaattcgacgaaacatgtggatgcatcggtcttcagctgaatctacaaaagacgatgttcatgcggaacggagggtctcggatgccccattcacgctcaacggaacgaacatatccgaatgcaccagctacgtttatctgggtcgggaactga